In Aliiroseovarius pelagivivens, a single window of DNA contains:
- a CDS encoding dynamin family protein yields the protein MRATARGHIDQLTSAVTIGFAGEFGAGKSSLANMLAGVDILPTGPQHLKLPLVIVKYAADPETTAGWWNKTSESFAGIDLEKAAAQEPDFISVGLPSEALQELVLFDLPGAGALDESYKQTLELLKFVDCAIWCTNGTNAWRETERFLWSHVAQELQENSLLAVTHTDLPVVRESLPRLVPHLERDSDGMFQAVVPIGTPVAVEAMAQEPEPDFELWSSCGGEDLARRVLGLAANRKSRDLEKAKKDLATTLTPALEALGMAEEPAESDLKAAAAAVAAAAAEAEAEAEAEAADAPASEPELNTDEADLENPVLDDWKAAMRALLFELRETPDLEPAELLSRCQELVEEFTEKLEPGRNIDSSADWIVGEFENASDLLTLMQYEDTPQATKTVLNVLTQLSDNLSWAGTQSSDR from the coding sequence ATGCGGGCAACGGCTCGGGGTCATATCGACCAACTGACCAGTGCCGTAACCATCGGCTTCGCCGGCGAATTCGGAGCGGGCAAGTCCAGTCTGGCGAATATGCTGGCAGGTGTCGACATCCTGCCCACGGGTCCGCAGCACCTGAAACTTCCCTTGGTGATCGTGAAATACGCCGCTGACCCCGAGACCACGGCTGGCTGGTGGAACAAGACTTCTGAAAGCTTTGCAGGGATCGACCTGGAAAAAGCAGCCGCGCAAGAGCCTGATTTCATCTCGGTTGGATTGCCTTCGGAAGCACTGCAGGAATTGGTGTTGTTCGATCTTCCCGGCGCAGGCGCGCTGGATGAAAGCTATAAGCAGACTCTAGAACTGTTGAAGTTCGTCGATTGCGCGATCTGGTGCACCAACGGCACCAACGCTTGGCGTGAAACCGAACGGTTCCTGTGGTCGCATGTTGCCCAAGAGCTTCAGGAAAACAGCTTGCTTGCGGTGACCCATACGGACCTACCGGTGGTGCGGGAATCCCTGCCACGACTGGTGCCCCATCTGGAACGCGACAGCGACGGCATGTTTCAAGCCGTTGTTCCCATTGGCACGCCTGTCGCCGTAGAGGCGATGGCGCAAGAGCCCGAACCGGATTTCGAACTCTGGTCCTCTTGTGGCGGCGAAGATCTGGCGCGCCGGGTATTGGGTTTGGCAGCCAATCGCAAATCGCGGGACCTTGAGAAAGCCAAGAAGGATCTTGCGACGACACTGACCCCTGCACTGGAAGCTCTGGGAATGGCCGAGGAGCCTGCCGAGTCCGATTTGAAAGCAGCAGCAGCGGCAGTGGCAGCGGCGGCAGCCGAAGCAGAGGCAGAGGCAGAGGCAGAGGCAGCCGACGCTCCTGCTTCCGAACCAGAACTCAACACCGATGAAGCCGATCTAGAGAACCCTGTTCTTGACGATTGGAAAGCTGCGATGCGTGCATTGCTCTTTGAGCTGCGCGAAACGCCGGACCTTGAGCCTGCAGAGCTGCTGAGCCGGTGTCAGGAACTGGTCGAAGAGTTTACCGAAAAACTGGAGCCGGGCCGCAACATTGATTCATCAGCTGATTGGATCGTGGGTGAGTTCGAGAATGCCTCGGACCTGCTGACACTGATGCAGTACGAAGACACTCCACAAGCAACCAAGACTGTTTTGAATGTACTGACCCAGCTCAGTGACAATCTGTCTTGGGCGGGAACGCAGTCGTCGGATCGGTAA